In Trichoderma atroviride chromosome 2, complete sequence, one DNA window encodes the following:
- a CDS encoding uncharacterized protein (EggNog:ENOG41): protein MAKPRLIILIRHAQSEGNKNRDIHQTIPDHRVKLTQDGWAQAHEAGRRLRKLLRPDDTLHFFTSPYRRTRETTEGILSTLTSDDPGPSPYRRSNIKVYEEPRLREQDFGNFQPCSAEMERMWQERADYGHFFYRIPNGESAADAYDRVSGFNESLWRQFGEDDFASVCVLVTHGLMSRVFLMKWYHFSVEYFEDLRNVNHCEFLIMRKQDNSKYLLENNLRTWSELRREREEQQIKEKEKEKGVEGKADKADKGAKDEVKLAQTRSFVVTRRWGGCPNGCNHAAHYESHRAPENLPQQVEKTTHGSSGTNLAIRRLQRHKSTNGSDEGDADGEESSKEIPREKKKKVHIDLARAIDGTVSSPDGTPSFITAEDRIRHIKATHMHIGRDGGGTYSGHPSIAGSDSDASDGETTRRRMGSIDSRTHPGTGLANRLGDEPEPHSSAADPKLEDLDQAEKEDRSIRGSVY, encoded by the exons ATGGCCAAGCCGCGATTGatcatcctcatccgccATGCCCAGTCCGAGGGCAACA AGAACCGCGACATCCACCAGACAATCCCCGATCACCGTGTCAAGCTCACGCAGGATGGCTGGGCCCAGGCCCATGAAGCCGGCCGCCGCCTGCGCAAGCTGCTCCGGCCAGACGACACCCTCCACTTCTTCACGTCGCCGTATCGCCGCACACGAGAGACCACCGAGGGCATCTTGTCCACCTTGACCTCGGACGATCCCGGGCCCTCGCCGTACCGCCGGTCCAACATCAAAGTCTACGAGGAGCCCCGTTTGCGCGAGCAAGATTTTGGGAATTTCCAGCCATGTAGCGCTGAAATGGAGCGCATGTGGCAGGAGAGAGCCGACTATGGCCACTTCTTCTATCGTATACCCAACGGAGAGAGCGCTGCAGATGCCTACGACCGTGTTAGTGGCTTCAACGAGAGCTTGTGGCGTCAGTTTGGAGAAGATGACTTTGCCAGCGTATGCGTCTTGG TCACTCATGGCCTCATGTCCCGTGTTTTCCTCATGAAGTGGTATCATTTCTCGGTCGAGTATTTCGAGGACCTTCGAAATGTGAATCACTGCGAGTTTCTCATTATGCGCAAGCAAGACAATAGCAAATATCTCTTGGAGAACAATTTGCGTACCTGGTCAGAACTGCGTAGAGAACGCGAAGAACAGCAaatcaaggaaaaagagaaggagaagggcgTAGAAGGCAAGGCCGACAAGGCTGACAAAGGCGCCAAGGACGAGGTCAAATTGGCGCAGACCAGGAGCTTTGTTGTTACACGTCGTTGGGGAGGCTGTCCCAATGGCTGTAATCATGCTGCTCATTATGAGAGCCATCGAGCGCCAGAAAACCTGCCGCAGCAAGTTGAAAAGACTACCCATGGCAGTAGTGGCACAAATCTGGCCATAAGGAGATTACAACGACATAAATCGACCAATGGCTCCGATGAAGGGGACGCAGACGGCGAAGAATCGTCAAAGGAAAttccaagagaaaagaagaagaaggttcACATTGATTTGGCGCGGGCCATTGATGGGACCGTCTCTTCTCCTGACGGCACGCCCTCCTTCATCACGGCAGAGGACCGCATACGCCACATCAAAGCCACCCACATGCATATTGGCCGAGATGGTGGTGGTACATATTCAGGCCATCCCTCTATTGCAGGAAGCGATTCTGATGCTTCAGATGGCGAGACCACACGCCGTCGCATGGGCTCCATAGATTCTCGCACCCATCCCGGTACGGGACTGGCCAATCGCCTTGGAGATGAACCTGAACCACACAGCAGTGCCGCAGACCCCAAGTTGGAAGATTTAGATCAGGCTGAGAAAGAGGACAGAAGCATCAGAGGAAGCGTATACTGA
- a CDS encoding uncharacterized protein (EggNog:ENOG41), which produces MSAEGPESIPTSADPRSKRPTKKRALTPGSAQAASLDALFAKPDQEIRVPPPASSLEGGRRRPPPPEIVSNVQGSSAGAGSGEFHVYKAARRREYERLREMDEEVKRERDQVDFEKGKTEKDRKDEERTRKNREKRDKAKARKAKKGKGGGGE; this is translated from the coding sequence ATGTCTGCCGAAGGCCCCGAATCCATCCCCACCTCCGCCGACCCTCGCTCCAAGCGCCCGACCAAGAAACGCGCCCTCACCCCCGGCTCCGCCCAAGCCGCCTCCCTCGAcgccctcttcgccaaaCCCGACCAGGAGATCCGCGTCCCTCCGCCAGCGTCTTCCCTCGAAGGGGGCAGACGGCGGCCCCCGCCCCCAGAGATTGTTAGCAACGTCCAGGGCTCCAGCGCCGGTGCCGGCTCCGGCGAGTTCCACGTCTACAAGGCGGCCCGAAGGCGAGAGTATGAGCGGCTGAGGgagatggacgaggaggTCAAGAGGGAGCGCGACCAGGTCGATTTCGAAAAGGGCAAGACGGAGAAGGATCGCAAGGACGaggagaggacgaggaagaacCGCGAGAAGAGGGACAAGGCGAAAGCTCgaaaggcgaagaagggcaagggagGCGGGGGGGAATGA
- a CDS encoding uncharacterized protein (BUSCO:EOG092D1BFC): MQAPVLVMNTNSGERQTGRRAQMSNIAAAKTVADIIRSCLGPKAMLKMLLDPMGGIVLTNDGHAILREIEVSHPAAKSMIELSRTQDEEVGDGTTTVIILAGEILAQALPQLERNIHPVVIISAFKRALKDAIDIIDEISLPIDVNDDDAMAKLISSSIGTKFVSRWMDQMCSLALKAVRTVTWEAGNGKTEVDIKRYARVEKVPGGEIEDSRVLDGLMLNKDITHPKMRRRIENPRIVLLDCPLEYKKGESQTNIEISKEEDWNRILQIEEEQIKIMCDAILAVKPDLVITEKGVSDLAQHYLMKANITALRRVRKTDNNRIARATGATIVNRIEDLQEADVGTRCGLFEIEKIGDEYFTFLTKCEDPKACTILLRGPSKDVLNEIERNLQDAMGVARNVVFHPRLSPGGGATEMAVSVRLAQKAKGVEGVAQWPYKAIADALEVIPRTLVQNAGKSPVRVLTELRAKQAEGKSSFGVNGDTGAIADMNEYGVWEPEAIKLQSLKTAIEAACLLLRVDDICSAKTLQQGAAPGVGGGDE, translated from the exons ATGCAGGCCCCTGTGTTGGTTATGA ACACCAATAGCGGTGAGAGGCAGACTGGAAGGAGAGCTCAGATGTCCAACATTGCTGCCGCCAAGAC CGTTGCCGACATCATTCGATCATGTCTCGGACCCAAGGCcatgctgaagatgctgctcgaTCCCATGGGCGGTATCGTCCTGACCAACGACGGCCACGCTATCCTCCGAGAAATCGAAGTCTCCCACCCCGCCGCCAAGAGCATGATCGAGCTCAGCCGGACACAGGACGAAGAAGTCGGCGATGGTACAACCACTGTTATTATTCTAG CCGGTGAAATCCTAGCCCAGGCTCTTCCTCAACTCGAGCGCAACATCCACCCCGTGGTCATCATTTCCGCTTTCAAGCGTGCGCTGAAGGATGCCATCGATATCATCGACGAGATCTCCCTGCCGATCGATgtcaacgacgacgatgccatggccaaactcatctcctcctcgatCGGTACCAAGTTTGTCTCCCGATGGATGGACCAGATGTGCTCCCTTGCTCTAAAGGCCGTGCGAACCGTTACATGGGaagctggcaatggcaagacCGAGGTGGACATTAAGCGATATGCGCGTGTCGAGAAAGTTCCTGGTGGCGAGATTGAGGACAGCAGGGTTCTGGACGGACTCATGCTCAACAAGGACATTACGCACCCCAAGATGCGCCGACGCATCGAGAACCCCCGAATCGTCCTTCTGGACTGCCCTCTGGAGTACAAGAAGGGTGAATCACAGACAAACATTGAAATCTCAAAGGAGGAAGACTGGAACCGAATTTTGCAGATTGAGGAGGAGCAGATCAAGATTATGTgcgatgccatcttggctgtTAAGCCCGACTTGGTCATTACCGAAAAGGGTGTTTCTG ATCTGGCCCAGCACTACCTAATGAAGGCCAACATCACAGCCCTTCGCCGAGTCCGTAAGACAGACAACAACAGAATAGCCCGCGCTACGGGTGCCACCATTGTCAACAGAATAGAGGACCTTCAGGAGGCAGACGTCGGTACTCGATGTGGTCTGtttgagattgagaagattgGTGACGAGTACTTCACTTTCCTCACCAAGTGCGAGGACCCCAAGGCCTGCACAATCTTGCTTCGTGGCCCCTCAAAGGATGTCCTCAACGAGATTGAGCGAAATCTTCAGGATGCCATGGGCGTTGCCCGAAATGTCGTGTTCCACCCTCGGTTATCACCTGGCGGTGGCGCCACCGAGATGGCCGTCTCTGTCCGACTGGCTCagaaggccaagggcgtAGAGGGAGTCGCGCAGTGGCCGTACAAGGCTATTGCTGACGCACTAGAGGTGATTCCCAGGACGCTGGTGCAGAACGCCGGCAAGTCTCCCGTCCGTGTGTTGACCGAGCTGCGCGCCAAGCAAGCTGAGGGTAAGAGCTCATTCGGTGTCAACGGTGATACCGGCGCCATTGCGGACATGAACGAGTACGGCGTATGGGAGCCTGAGGCTATTAAGCTGCAGAGCCTAAAGACTGCTATCGAG GCCGCCTGTTTATTGCTAAGAGTAGACGATATCTGCAGTGCCAAGACGCTGCAGCAGGGTGCCGCTCCCGGAGTTGGAGGCGGTGATGAGTAA